The following are from one region of the Methanobrevibacter sp. genome:
- a CDS encoding XRE family transcriptional regulator, whose amino-acid sequence MTNEDFAKKIKDIRERQDMSIEELAQRSGVKQEVLEAMEAGEVIPSLTPLTKMARALGVRLGTFLDDTPELGPVVTRGGVTENSLYFSGREDVTNATNLEFHSLGAGKIDRNIDPFMIDIKYEKGEKELSSHEGEEFIYVLEGQIEVIYGKDTFTIGEGDTIFYDSAVPHHLHATGENDAKILAVLYTPY is encoded by the coding sequence ATGACAAACGAGGATTTTGCAAAAAAAATTAAGGACATAAGAGAAAGACAGGACATGTCTATAGAGGAACTGGCCCAAAGAAGCGGCGTTAAGCAGGAGGTTCTGGAGGCCATGGAAGCGGGTGAAGTCATACCGTCACTCACTCCATTGACCAAGATGGCAAGGGCTCTGGGCGTTCGCCTGGGCACATTTTTAGACGACACCCCTGAACTCGGGCCTGTCGTGACCCGTGGAGGGGTAACCGAAAACTCACTGTACTTCTCAGGAAGGGAAGACGTTACAAATGCCACAAACCTTGAGTTCCACTCACTGGGTGCAGGAAAGATAGACAGAAACATAGACCCGTTCATGATAGACATCAAGTATGAGAAGGGCGAAAAGGAGCTTTCATCTCACGAGGGTGAGGAGTTCATCTATGTTCTTGAAGGCCAGATTGAGGTCATCTACGGAAAGGACACTTTCACAATCGGTGAAGGCGACACAATATTTTATGACTCAGCGGTCCCTCATCACCTTCATGCGACCGGCGAAAACGACGCTAAGATATTAGCTGTACTTTACACTCCATACTGA
- a CDS encoding Ig-like domain-containing protein — MFNKKIIFILTIILVLLFAVSAVSAADNTTSDVVSVDETTEDVISIEENQVIEQTDNDDVIGVNDAGTFTALQKKINSASEGSTITLENDYNYDDGFSTDGITITKSITIDGNGHTINGLSKSKIFKLTYGEKNFGRTDSFQLTVKNVIFLNGNGGEYGGAIQSTRSTFYGERVTDIYSYSWGMDISNCIFTGNKAKWGGAIDHTGSGDVIITNSTFTSNEASYGGATRGGNFHITNCVFISNNATDGGAVSSGSELELNGCSFLYNEASDRGGAAIGGVNAVNCIFTSNTAKSGGAVWSSQEQSISGCEFTSNHASSKGGAVYFDSTGRSGSSTTYYTNLIEDSTFKSNTAESDGGAIYAIAGTIGGKRYGGYAERCIFSNNKGEDDDGVYGTVTVDCIFKANIVIDAADLTKYYGSSEKFTIRLTKDNKALSNVDVKITVNGKTSTVTTDSNGRASLDLNLPVGTHNVLTEYGSDSTTSNVTVKSTVTANDASGTFSNSKVTATFLNTAGKALASRQVTFKIGTASYSATTNSNGVASANIPLGVGTYTVTAVNPANNEQKTFKLTISKADSKIALTSTQSNGVTTLTATLTPTTASGNVVFNVNGENKNAVISNGKAILTLKDLEPGNYIVTASYNGDNNLKASTSNAVTFNVAEVYPILTAKNLTKTYGTSNKFVVNLIDSKGNAIANAIVNVNINNKVTPITTGIDGKATMPITLAPATYTAAITYGNDATTAKIVVKKATPKMTASAKTYKVKAAKKYTVTLKDNQNKVMKNTKVTLQVNGKTYSAKTNTKGIATFTLKLTKKGKFTATIKYAGSKYYNAKTVKPKITVK; from the coding sequence ATGTTTAACAAGAAAATAATTTTTATATTAACAATCATCCTTGTTTTGTTGTTTGCTGTTTCTGCTGTAAGTGCAGCAGATAATACCACAAGTGATGTTGTTAGTGTAGATGAAACAACTGAAGATGTTATTAGCATTGAAGAAAATCAAGTAATTGAACAAACGGATAATGATGATGTAATTGGTGTTAATGATGCCGGAACATTCACGGCACTGCAAAAGAAGATTAACAGTGCTTCTGAAGGTTCTACAATAACTTTGGAAAATGATTATAATTATGATGATGGATTCAGCACTGACGGAATCACAATCACCAAGAGCATCACCATCGACGGAAACGGCCACACTATAAACGGGCTTTCTAAATCAAAAATTTTCAAGCTGACTTACGGTGAAAAAAACTTTGGTCGTACCGATAGTTTCCAGCTCACAGTGAAAAACGTGATTTTTCTAAACGGCAATGGTGGTGAATATGGGGGAGCCATCCAGTCCACTAGGAGCACTTTCTACGGTGAACGCGTTACCGATATCTATTCGTATTCATGGGGCATGGACATAAGCAACTGTATTTTTACAGGCAACAAGGCAAAATGGGGAGGCGCAATAGACCATACAGGCAGCGGTGATGTTATAATCACCAATTCAACCTTTACAAGCAATGAAGCATCCTATGGTGGGGCGACAAGAGGTGGTAATTTTCATATTACAAATTGTGTTTTCATATCAAATAATGCAACCGACGGTGGTGCCGTAAGCAGCGGAAGCGAACTTGAATTGAATGGCTGTTCCTTTTTATACAATGAAGCAAGCGACAGGGGAGGTGCTGCCATTGGGGGCGTAAATGCCGTAAACTGCATATTCACATCAAACACAGCAAAAAGCGGAGGCGCAGTCTGGTCAAGCCAAGAGCAAAGCATAAGTGGCTGCGAGTTTACATCCAACCATGCATCAAGCAAGGGAGGTGCAGTCTATTTCGACAGTACAGGTAGGTCAGGTTCTTCAACCACTTATTACACCAACCTGATTGAAGATTCAACATTCAAAAGTAACACTGCAGAAAGCGACGGAGGAGCTATATATGCAATTGCAGGTACAATTGGCGGAAAAAGATATGGAGGCTATGCCGAAAGATGCATCTTTTCAAACAACAAGGGCGAGGATGATGATGGGGTGTACGGAACAGTCACAGTTGACTGCATATTTAAAGCCAATATTGTAATTGATGCAGCTGATTTAACAAAATATTATGGAAGTTCTGAAAAATTCACTATTAGACTAACTAAAGATAATAAGGCTTTATCAAATGTAGATGTTAAAATCACAGTCAATGGAAAAACTTCAACCGTTACTACAGATTCCAATGGTCGGGCTAGCTTGGATTTGAATTTGCCTGTCGGAACTCATAATGTCCTAACAGAATATGGAAGTGATTCAACAACATCCAATGTCACTGTAAAATCAACTGTTACAGCTAATGATGCAAGTGGCACCTTTTCAAATTCCAAAGTCACTGCAACATTTTTAAACACCGCAGGTAAAGCGTTAGCTTCCAGACAGGTCACCTTTAAAATAGGAACCGCATCATACTCTGCAACAACCAACTCCAACGGTGTTGCTTCTGCAAATATTCCATTGGGCGTGGGCACATACACTGTAACTGCTGTTAATCCTGCAAACAATGAGCAAAAAACATTTAAACTAACAATTTCAAAAGCGGATTCAAAAATTGCATTAACATCAACTCAAAGCAATGGTGTTACTACTTTAACTGCTACATTGACACCAACAACCGCCAGTGGCAATGTCGTTTTCAATGTCAACGGTGAAAATAAGAATGCTGTAATCAGCAATGGAAAAGCCATATTAACACTTAAGGATTTAGAACCTGGCAATTACATTGTAACTGCTAGCTATAATGGGGATAATAACTTGAAGGCATCCACATCAAATGCTGTAACCTTCAATGTTGCTGAGGTTTATCCTATTTTAACTGCAAAGAATCTTACCAAAACTTATGGCACTAGCAATAAATTTGTTGTTAATTTAATTGACAGCAAGGGAAATGCAATAGCAAATGCGATCGTTAATGTCAACATTAATAATAAGGTTACACCAATCACAACTGGTATCGATGGTAAGGCTACAATGCCTATTACTTTAGCGCCTGCAACATATACTGCAGCAATAACATATGGAAATGATGCAACAACCGCTAAAATCGTAGTTAAAAAAGCAACTCCGAAAATGACTGCATCTGCTAAAACATATAAAGTTAAAGCAGCCAAAAAATATACAGTTACTTTAAAGGACAATCAAAACAAAGTAATGAAGAATACCAAAGTTACTTTACAAGTTAATGGCAAAACATACTCTGCTAAAACCAATACTAAAGGTATTGCTACATTCACTTTGAAATTGACTAAAAAAGGTAAATTTACAGCTACTATAAAATATGCGGGCAGTAAATACTACAATGCAAAAACAGTAAAACCTAAGATAACCGTTAAGTAG
- a CDS encoding Ig-like domain-containing protein, with product MEYKKSMIIIILAIFLVSIASVSAADADDATMASEDTALIEMAQTDAVSVNDDSQAIGQSNDEGIISERNAGTFSELQNNITAISSGTLELGRNYEYDDGFDSSGIKINKTITIDGKGYTIDAKGKSRVFDIKASDVTIKNLIIKNANYNGDGGAVYFGSSGSVTNCNFTKNKATGYGGAVYFDKSGSVLNCNFADNSAEYGGAIDFEKESNINNCNFTNNAASKHGGAIWIYSGTVANCNFTLNKASDSGGAVFFKQKGKVIDCNYVNNIAKFGGAVDFEKESNINNCNFTNNIASIDGGAINMVSGNVSNCNFTNNSAEVGGAVFLWYNTSNVTNCNFANNIVSNRGGAIYFLDPGNVLNCNFIGNTASKYGGAIYSYVDLGVTADTCIFKTDSDTTYQTRILPPTLNVGNFTILYNSGEKLTFDLKTNSGKPVDNGNISISIYYKNNDSWVGNYSCLSGEGWTVDLPVGYYYAIFNTEYAEFKPIKRTITIIIIPKSTFWVLNHTINANDASEVNLTNDYYFDPAYDEEFAKGIVINRPVTINGNGYTIDAKGQARVFNVQADDVTIENLTIENANANDAGGAVYFAKSGRVINCNFTNNAARYGGAVYFNSNGDVTNCNFTNNTASSRGGAIDFEGSGTVSNCNFTNNTASSRGGAIDFEGSGTVSNCNFTNNTASSRGGAIYFSSSGSTHTVENCNFTNNTAGDYWGGAICFYSSGTVENCNFTNNQVSIGGGGAVCFYEDGAVVNCNFTDNKATIGSAIYFNKHSSHTLTISNSTFLNNRANAESLEVTKNENNITITFMGQNNLLNAIYSRDNAEVTFNNVTYWGANGITTISSTKSGSNKEAGQNITIGVVANDKLVINEVKVTDENGTIVLDIIASENYYISVRHDEDSYYTGAETIKTNMKFHVNVTEIKTTNKTVNITAKSNIIKNEIISGKLLFILPNGTEINATYADGGIWWAEHTFDDYGDYQVNASYIGLSNVTVNYATISIVKANSTVNVSDVVLYYGETKNVTVTAEGATGITAKINENNVTVVNNYTIPISGLDVGNYTLAVTTIPDEDHNSATKKVNITVNKAPAEITIASSTGEMSIGAMGHVSAELSPSDAGNLSYASNDTRVVSVSSTGVIKANGAGTALITVSFAGNDNYAAAENKTVTITVNLNDASVSVNNSTLDLFVGDNFAIVATTDPVGLNVTYVPDNSGVVSVENGVVTALKEGNATIMVKVGGDGVYAENSTEVTVTVSRIATNITLGNETIELKAYKSVGDLATLSPAEAGNLTYASSDEEIALVSEDGIIYARTKGTATVTVSFAGNDKYKAAENRTITVNVTLNDASVSVENDTIDLNVGDTCIIDATANPRFLTVYYASSNESVATVTDYGNVKAVGEGTAIITLTVGNGETYAVNSTNVTITVSKIPTEINIDPASLDLFVGDETVIVANLTPAGAGNVTFTSSDYDVVDFDDECNVIAQGKGQAIITVSFAGDNKYAAAENKTITVTVSLNDASVTVDNDTLDLNVGETYAINATKSPDTILLDIAYTSSNNSVATVNENGVVTAVGEGTAIITVEVGDGEIYAINSTNVTVTVSRIPTEIDADPITATYNADKYLVITLKDANGTPISCENITVDVNGVETYRTDENGSVKVSTNGLASGIYDAKITFNGSAKYYNSAKAVNVTIKKATPVINATAKTFKTTDKTKKYMVILKDSNDNPMANATVTLKVNSKTYYAKTDENGQATFRLTKLTRAATYTAAITYRGDDNYSKVFKKVKLTVKTGFKTVSKGSKDKAIVKKIQVALKSNGYYIKSNGHKLKVDGIYDIYTEKAVKQFQKANGLKVTGKVDENTALKLGII from the coding sequence ATGGAATACAAAAAAAGCATGATTATAATTATATTGGCTATTTTTCTCGTAAGCATTGCCAGCGTAAGTGCGGCGGATGCGGATGATGCGACAATGGCTAGTGAAGATACAGCACTTATTGAAATGGCTCAAACTGATGCAGTAAGTGTTAATGATGACAGTCAAGCAATTGGACAATCAAATGATGAAGGAATAATAAGTGAAAGAAATGCAGGAACATTTTCTGAACTACAGAATAATATTACTGCAATATCTAGCGGCACATTAGAATTAGGCAGAAACTACGAATATGATGATGGTTTTGATTCTAGCGGAATTAAAATCAATAAAACCATCACTATTGATGGGAAAGGATATACTATAGATGCCAAAGGCAAATCAAGAGTATTTGACATTAAGGCAAGTGATGTAACAATTAAAAATCTAATAATTAAAAACGCCAACTATAATGGCGACGGTGGAGCGGTTTACTTCGGCAGTTCTGGTAGTGTAACAAATTGTAATTTCACTAAAAACAAAGCAACTGGATATGGTGGTGCAGTTTACTTTGATAAATCAGGAAGTGTGTTAAATTGTAATTTTGCTGATAACTCTGCCGAGTATGGTGGTGCTATTGACTTTGAAAAGGAAAGCAATATAAATAATTGTAATTTTACTAATAACGCTGCTTCTAAGCATGGTGGGGCCATCTGGATATACTCTGGTACTGTAGCAAATTGTAATTTCACTCTTAACAAAGCTTCTGATAGCGGTGGTGCAGTTTTCTTTAAGCAAAAGGGTAAAGTAATAGATTGTAATTATGTTAATAATATTGCCAAATTTGGTGGTGCTGTTGACTTTGAAAAGGAAAGCAATATAAATAATTGTAATTTTACTAATAATATTGCTTCCATTGATGGTGGTGCTATCAATATGGTTTCAGGTAATGTGTCAAATTGTAATTTTACTAATAATTCCGCTGAAGTTGGTGGTGCAGTTTTCTTATGGTATAATACTAGTAATGTGACAAATTGTAATTTTGCAAATAACATAGTATCTAATCGTGGTGGAGCAATTTACTTTTTGGATCCTGGTAATGTATTAAATTGTAATTTTATTGGAAACACTGCTTCTAAGTATGGTGGAGCTATCTATAGTTATGTTGATTTGGGTGTTACTGCAGATACATGTATTTTTAAAACAGATTCAGATACAACTTATCAAACACGTATTCTTCCGCCTACACTGAATGTTGGTAATTTCACAATACTTTATAATTCCGGTGAGAAATTAACATTTGACTTGAAAACAAACAGCGGCAAGCCTGTAGATAATGGAAACATCTCAATAAGCATATACTATAAAAATAATGATAGCTGGGTTGGCAATTACAGTTGTTTAAGCGGTGAAGGATGGACTGTAGATTTGCCGGTCGGTTATTATTATGCTATTTTCAATACGGAATATGCAGAATTCAAACCAATCAAGAGAACAATAACAATTATAATTATTCCAAAAAGTACATTCTGGGTATTGAATCATACAATCAATGCCAATGATGCTTCCGAAGTTAATCTGACAAATGATTATTATTTTGATCCAGCTTATGATGAGGAATTTGCAAAAGGTATTGTTATTAATAGGCCAGTAACAATCAACGGTAACGGATACACAATAGATGCCAAAGGCCAAGCAAGAGTATTTAATGTTCAAGCAGATGATGTGACTATTGAAAATCTAACTATTGAAAATGCTAATGCTAATGATGCTGGTGGAGCAGTTTACTTTGCTAAATCCGGTAGGGTGATAAATTGTAATTTTACTAATAACGCTGCTAGATATGGGGGTGCAGTTTACTTTAATAGTAATGGTGATGTAACTAATTGTAATTTTACAAATAACACTGCATCTAGTCGTGGTGGTGCTATTGACTTTGAAGGTTCTGGTACTGTATCAAATTGTAATTTTACAAATAACACTGCATCTAGTCGTGGTGGTGCTATTGACTTTGAAGGTTCTGGTACTGTATCAAATTGTAATTTTACAAATAACACTGCATCTAGTCGTGGTGGAGCAATTTACTTTAGTAGTTCAGGTTCTACCCATACTGTTGAAAATTGTAATTTTACTAATAACACTGCTGGTGATTATTGGGGTGGTGCAATTTGCTTCTACAGTTCTGGTACTGTTGAAAATTGTAATTTTACTAATAATCAAGTAAGTATAGGTGGTGGTGGTGCAGTTTGCTTCTATGAGGATGGTGCTGTGGTAAATTGTAATTTCACTGACAATAAAGCGACTATTGGTTCTGCAATTTACTTCAACAAGCATTCTTCACATACTCTCACTATTTCAAATTCTACTTTTTTAAATAATAGGGCAAATGCAGAATCTTTAGAAGTTACCAAAAATGAAAACAATATTACAATCACATTTATGGGTCAGAATAACCTTTTAAATGCGATTTATTCTAGAGATAATGCTGAAGTCACCTTTAACAATGTGACATATTGGGGTGCAAACGGAATTACAACTATCAGTTCCACCAAGTCCGGGTCCAATAAGGAAGCAGGTCAAAACATAACAATTGGAGTAGTTGCTAATGATAAACTTGTTATAAATGAGGTTAAAGTCACAGATGAGAACGGTACAATTGTTTTGGATATAATTGCTAGTGAAAACTATTATATCAGTGTCCGCCACGATGAGGATTCCTACTACACCGGAGCCGAAACAATAAAAACAAACATGAAATTCCATGTTAACGTTACTGAAATAAAAACCACAAATAAGACTGTAAATATTACTGCAAAATCCAATATTATAAAAAATGAAATTATATCTGGTAAATTACTATTTATCTTACCAAATGGCACTGAAATTAATGCAACTTATGCTGATGGCGGCATCTGGTGGGCGGAACACACATTTGACGATTATGGAGATTATCAGGTCAATGCATCATATATCGGATTAAGCAATGTAACCGTAAACTATGCCACTATAAGTATTGTTAAAGCCAATTCAACCGTTAATGTCAGTGATGTTGTTCTGTATTATGGCGAAACTAAAAACGTCACTGTTACGGCTGAAGGCGCAACTGGAATCACAGCTAAAATCAATGAAAATAACGTTACTGTTGTCAACAATTATACAATTCCGATTTCTGGCTTGGATGTTGGCAACTACACATTGGCAGTAACAACAATCCCTGACGAAGACCATAACTCTGCAACCAAAAAAGTCAACATTACAGTAAACAAGGCACCTGCTGAAATTACAATTGCCAGTTCTACCGGTGAAATGTCTATTGGTGCAATGGGGCATGTTTCAGCTGAATTAAGTCCTTCTGATGCAGGTAATTTAAGTTATGCTTCAAATGACACCCGTGTCGTTAGCGTATCATCAACCGGTGTAATCAAGGCTAACGGAGCAGGTACTGCTCTAATTACTGTTTCATTTGCAGGCAATGACAACTATGCTGCAGCCGAAAACAAGACAGTTACAATAACTGTCAACTTGAATGATGCCAGCGTCAGTGTGAATAACTCTACCTTGGATTTATTCGTTGGCGATAACTTCGCTATTGTTGCCACTACTGATCCTGTCGGCTTGAATGTTACTTATGTTCCTGATAACTCTGGTGTTGTCAGCGTTGAAAATGGTGTTGTCACTGCATTGAAAGAAGGTAATGCCACTATTATGGTTAAAGTTGGTGGAGATGGTGTTTATGCTGAAAATTCAACTGAAGTGACTGTAACAGTAAGCAGAATAGCTACCAATATTACTCTAGGGAATGAGACTATTGAACTGAAAGCATATAAAAGTGTTGGCGATTTGGCAACATTATCTCCTGCGGAGGCAGGAAATCTAACATACGCATCAAGTGATGAAGAAATTGCACTGGTATCAGAAGACGGCATCATCTATGCACGCACCAAAGGTACTGCCACAGTCACTGTTTCCTTTGCAGGCAACGATAAATACAAAGCGGCTGAAAATAGAACCATTACAGTTAATGTAACCTTGAATGATGCAAGCGTCAGCGTTGAAAACGATACGATAGATCTAAATGTTGGTGATACCTGCATAATTGATGCTACAGCCAATCCAAGGTTCCTGACTGTTTACTATGCCTCAAGCAATGAATCCGTTGCTACAGTCACTGATTATGGTAATGTAAAAGCCGTAGGTGAAGGTACAGCCATAATTACATTAACTGTCGGCAATGGCGAAACCTATGCTGTCAATTCCACAAATGTAACTATAACTGTAAGCAAAATACCTACTGAAATCAATATTGATCCTGCTTCACTGGACTTGTTTGTCGGTGATGAGACTGTCATTGTCGCTAATCTGACTCCAGCCGGTGCAGGTAATGTCACTTTCACATCCAGTGATTATGATGTTGTTGATTTTGATGATGAATGCAATGTTATTGCTCAAGGTAAAGGTCAAGCAATTATCACTGTTTCCTTTGCAGGCGATAATAAATATGCAGCTGCTGAAAACAAGACTATCACTGTAACTGTTAGCTTGAATGATGCCAGCGTCACTGTTGACAACGACACTTTGGATTTGAATGTTGGCGAAACATATGCAATCAATGCTACCAAAAGTCCTGATACAATATTGCTTGATATCGCCTACACTTCCAGCAATAACTCTGTTGCTACTGTGAATGAAAATGGTGTTGTCACTGCTGTTGGCGAAGGCACTGCAATCATCACAGTTGAAGTCGGTGATGGCGAAATCTATGCTATAAATTCAACAAACGTCACTGTCACCGTAAGCAGGATTCCAACAGAAATTGATGCAGACCCTATCACTGCAACCTACAATGCCGACAAGTATCTGGTAATTACATTGAAAGACGCTAACGGCACTCCTATAAGCTGTGAGAACATAACTGTTGATGTAAACGGCGTCGAAACATACCGCACTGATGAGAACGGTTCCGTCAAGGTTTCAACCAATGGATTGGCTTCCGGCATCTATGATGCAAAGATAACCTTCAACGGTAGCGCCAAGTATTACAACTCAGCAAAAGCGGTTAACGTCACAATCAAAAAGGCGACACCTGTGATTAATGCGACCGCAAAGACATTCAAGACAACAGACAAGACCAAGAAATACATGGTAATCCTTAAGGACAGCAACGACAATCCGATGGCAAACGCAACAGTCACCCTTAAGGTCAACAGCAAGACATACTATGCAAAAACAGATGAAAACGGCCAGGCAACATTCCGCCTCACAAAACTGACCAGGGCCGCAACATACACAGCCGCAATAACCTACAGGGGAGACGACAACTACAGTAAGGTGTTCAAAAAGGTTAAACTGACCGTGAAAACTGGCTTCAAGACAGTGTCCAAAGGAAGCAAGGACAAGGCAATCGTCAAAAAGATACAGGTGGCCTTGAAAAGCAATGGCTACTACATCAAGTCCAACGGCCATAAACTTAAAGTCGACGGCATTTACGACATCTACACCGAAAAGGCCGTCAAGCAGTTCCAGAAAGCCAACGGATTGAAGGTCACTGGAAAAGTGGATGAGAATACCGCTTTAAAACTTGGAATAATTTAA
- a CDS encoding AMP-binding protein — MSELFTELPLGKFYESMVEKQPDHEFIVYPDRNLRFTYKEFDERVDNLAKGMLAIGIEKGDHVGIWAKNVPEWLTYMFATAKIGATIVTVNTAYQSHELEYVLKQSDMKALAMTDGFRDTSYFDIIHGLVPEMKNCARGNLVSEKFPHLKFIFHVGQEKHRGMYNTNELLLLGMSYDDEKYQEIKDSVTQHDVINMQYTSGTEGFPKGVMLTSRNIVNDGYYIGENMNYSPEDRLLLQVPLFHCFGTVLGVMAVITHGSTMVVLEEYDPLLAISSIQKEKCTSIYGVPTMFIGMMNHPMFEMFDMSSLRTGIMAGSTCPVETMKDAIEKMNMKEITSVYGLTEAAPGFTQTNAADSFEKKINTVGRKFPNIEVKIVDPETGEEVGVGEPGEIMCRGFNVMKGYYNMPEKTAETIEPDGWLHSGDLATVDEDGYYSIVGRIKDMIIRGGENIYPREIEEFLFTHECVQDVQVAGIPDEKYGEIVGAFIIKEEGFDDVTEADIRDFCIGSIARYKVPKYVFFVDEFPLTTSGKIQKYKLGDLGLKYLDERRQRGEL; from the coding sequence ATGTCTGAACTATTTACAGAGCTTCCGTTAGGGAAGTTTTACGAATCAATGGTTGAAAAGCAGCCAGACCACGAATTTATCGTTTATCCGGATAGGAACTTAAGATTTACATATAAGGAATTTGATGAAAGGGTAGATAACCTAGCAAAGGGAATGCTGGCTATCGGAATTGAGAAGGGAGATCATGTGGGAATATGGGCCAAGAACGTGCCTGAATGGCTCACCTACATGTTCGCAACAGCAAAAATAGGCGCAACAATCGTGACCGTCAACACCGCCTACCAGTCACATGAGCTTGAATACGTGCTCAAGCAGTCCGACATGAAGGCGTTGGCAATGACCGACGGGTTCAGGGACACAAGCTATTTCGACATCATTCACGGACTGGTCCCTGAAATGAAGAACTGCGCACGTGGAAACCTCGTAAGCGAGAAGTTCCCTCACCTGAAGTTCATCTTCCATGTGGGCCAGGAAAAGCACAGGGGAATGTACAACACCAACGAGCTGCTCCTCTTGGGAATGAGCTATGATGATGAAAAGTATCAGGAAATAAAGGACTCCGTCACACAGCATGACGTGATAAACATGCAGTACACATCAGGAACTGAAGGGTTCCCTAAGGGCGTCATGCTCACTTCAAGAAACATCGTCAACGACGGTTACTACATAGGAGAGAACATGAACTACTCCCCTGAGGACAGGCTTCTGCTTCAGGTGCCTCTTTTCCACTGCTTCGGGACAGTTCTTGGCGTGATGGCAGTGATAACCCACGGCTCCACCATGGTTGTGCTTGAGGAATACGACCCTCTTCTTGCGATATCATCAATCCAGAAGGAGAAGTGCACATCAATCTACGGGGTTCCGACAATGTTCATAGGCATGATGAACCATCCGATGTTCGAGATGTTCGACATGAGCTCACTTAGGACTGGAATCATGGCGGGCTCCACATGCCCTGTCGAGACCATGAAGGATGCCATCGAGAAGATGAACATGAAGGAGATCACCAGCGTCTACGGCCTCACCGAAGCCGCTCCGGGCTTCACCCAGACAAATGCCGCCGACTCTTTCGAGAAGAAAATCAACACTGTCGGGCGCAAGTTCCCGAACATCGAGGTAAAGATTGTCGATCCCGAAACTGGGGAGGAAGTCGGCGTCGGAGAGCCGGGCGAGATCATGTGCAGGGGATTCAACGTCATGAAGGGATACTACAACATGCCAGAAAAGACCGCAGAGACAATCGAGCCTGACGGATGGCTTCACTCAGGAGACCTTGCTACAGTCGATGAGGACGGATACTATTCCATTGTCGGACGTATCAAGGACATGATTATCCGTGGAGGGGAAAACATCTATCCGCGTGAAATCGAGGAGTTCCTTTTCACCCATGAATGCGTTCAGGATGTGCAGGTTGCAGGCATTCCGGATGAGAAGTACGGTGAAATTGTGGGGGCATTCATCATAAAAGAGGAAGGCTTTGACGATGTCACTGAAGCCGACATACGCGATTTCTGCATAGGCTCAATCGCAAGGTACAAGGTGCCTAAATACGTCTTTTTCGTTGACGAGTTCCCGCTCACCACAAGCGGAAAGATCCAGAAGTACAAGCTAGGTGATCTGGGGCTCAAGTACCTGGATGAAAGGCGCCAGAGAGGGGAGCTTTAG